Proteins encoded within one genomic window of Tigriopus californicus strain San Diego chromosome 12, Tcal_SD_v2.1, whole genome shotgun sequence:
- the LOC131892212 gene encoding sal-like protein 1: MQVIRSLYHQSILHRFKNQYEAQETRVPMLQPLSEDQLHDLVGRLVPDPTVFVQGVPVPEEPVEPIIDQEENEYVVVGTTRARRKNPRSPVYYIVDEQDQIVVNPVTGKRWAFCPICPKVFEDESSVYRHDDIHKSERHQCPLCDRSSVQRYNLRIHMETHIGMDVPKVVKDMLPNDFRGVIDGNPDFINPAKFHRKLVRALKKRIKATTCMQTVQSLQSKLLSLEHGNP, from the exons ATGCAAGTCATTCGCAGCCTTTATCACCAAAGCATCTTGCACCGTTTCAAGAACCAATATGAGGCCCAGGAGACTCGGGTTCCCATGCTTCAACCTTTGTCAGAAGATCAGCTACATGATCTTGTTGGCCGATTGGTTCCTGACCCAACGGTTTTCGTCCAAGGGGTCCCTGTTCCCGAGGAGCCCGTGGAACCAATCATTGACCAGGAAGAGAACGAGTACGTGGTTGTGGGGACAACACGAGCCCGTAGAAAGAACCCGCGCAGCCCCGTTTATTACATTGTTGATG AACAAGACCAAATCGTTGTGAATCCAGTGACAGGGAAACGTTGGGCCTTCTGTCCCATATGCCCCAAGGTGTTTGAGGACGAAAGTTCTGTCTATCGACATGATGATATCCACAAGTCGGAACGTCACCAATGTCCTCTCTGTGACAGAAGTTCCGTTCAAAG ATACAACTTGAGGATCCATATGGAAACCCACATCGGAATGGACGTGCCCAAGGTTGTCAAGGACATGTTACCCAACGACTTCAGAGGGGTTATCGATGGTAATCCTGACTTCATTAACCCTGCAAAGTTTCACAGGAAACTTGTGAgagccttgaaaaaaaggatcaaGGCCACCACTTGCATGCAAACTGTCCAAAGCCttcaaagcaaattgttgTCGTTGGAACATGGTAACCCGTGA